ATGTGGCGCAGGAACTTGTTCGCCAGGTCCGGGAACCACGGCAGCGGACGCAGCACGTCCACGATGAGGACCGCGCGCGGCTCGGTCGCCTCGTTGTAGACCTCGTGCTCCCAGCTGTCATCGAAGAGGACGCTCTCGCCCTCCTTCCACGTGTAGTACTGCTCCCGCACGCGGAGGCGGGGCGGATTGTGGGCGGGGACCTTCAGGGCCAGGTGGTAGCGCAGGTAGCTGCGCGTGGGGCCCTCGTGGGCGGGGATGGACTTGCCCCCATCCAGGATGGAGAAGAACGCCTGGCTCAGGTTGGGAATGGTGTCCAGCACCGCGCACGTCTTCGGACAGCGTGCGCGGTTGGCCTTCGGGCGTCCGCTGTAACTGTAGAGCATGAAGACATTCCAGCTCTTGTCCCGCTGGTACCGGCCCGAGGCGCGGATGAGATCACTGTCAATCTCATGGTAGCGGGGCATCTGCTGCTGATAGGGCATGAGCGCGAGCAG
This DNA window, taken from Corallococcus coralloides DSM 2259, encodes the following:
- a CDS encoding aspartyl/asparaginyl beta-hydroxylase domain-containing protein, translated to MKALRRTLRRWRDRLALYNLSMMWNGFFDRYTGGLRRPAFFDIDQVFPELRRLDQAYEDIRAELLALMPYQQQMPRYHEIDSDLIRASGRYQRDKSWNVFMLYSYSGRPKANRARCPKTCAVLDTIPNLSQAFFSILDGGKSIPAHEGPTRSYLRYHLALKVPAHNPPRLRVREQYYTWKEGESVLFDDSWEHEVYNEATEPRAVLIVDVLRPLPWFPDLANKFLRHILGAIFYGRRILRTANAHALPVGEPPPGRRP